One Scylla paramamosain isolate STU-SP2022 chromosome 7, ASM3559412v1, whole genome shotgun sequence DNA window includes the following coding sequences:
- the LOC135102225 gene encoding ubiquitin-like-conjugating enzyme ATG10, with product MTTISYEEFKTACLEFLELSSKIGDPWKLRSDVQDKDGLCIHKVQHIKRKSLEEHENKTTCKGDRQLEEEEEEESSDPAMMETYNTTHFTTYDYHIVYSLSHSVPVLYFNAWHSSGQLLTLDEVWEGVDVTHREQILSNKWGALTQAEHPLLGRPYFHLHPCNTAKLIAQVLPQPPCGTAALRIYLISWLSMFGPPVGLEIPLYYFAEQNTRNGCVR from the coding sequence ATGACCACCATCAGCTATGAAGAATTCAAAACAGCATGCTTGGAATTTCTAGAATTGTCCAGTAAGATTGGGGACCCCTGGAAACTGAGGAGTGATGTTCAAGACAAAGATGGGCTGTGCATCCACAAGGTCCAGCACATCAAGAGGAAGTCTTTGGAGGAACATGAGAACAAGACCACATGCAAGGGTGATAGGcagcttgaggaggaggaggaggaggagtcctcAGACCCAGCAATGATGGAGacatacaacaccacacacttcACCACCTATGATTACCACATTGTGTACAGCTTGAGTCACTCTGTCCCAGTGCTGTACTTCAATGCCTGGCACTCGTCGGGGCAACTGCTGACCCTGGATGAGGTATGGGAGGGGGTGGATGTCACCCACAGGGAACAGATCCTCAGCAATAAGTGGGGCGCCTTGACACAGGCTGAACACCCTCTGCTGGGCAGGCCTTACTTCCATCTGCACCCATGCAACACTGCCAAGCTGATAGCCCAGGTGCTCCCTCAGCCACCCTGTGGTACTGCTGCCCTCAGGATATACCTCATTAGTTGGCTCAGCATGTTTGGGCCACCTGTTGGCCTTGAAATTCCACTGTATTATTTTGCAGAGCAGAACACAAGGAATGGTTGTGTGAGGTGA
- the LOC135102223 gene encoding uncharacterized protein LOC135102223 isoform X1 has translation MDESETAIVATSHIAGAMNYPSTTQALFALIVMIIVLLFILVYCCWGTFTCARQDDAAAPSTEEGGGGSNTHQNVRQILHGPHTVIVPINNMIYVGDPETHQIYQIPMDRDKPPAYTEVFRAGPPPPYRPDTTASDSSSTTTGNREQEDTRTVLPENPPAYDDCLSATTEEFGGEQSRDAASVPPEQQQLQQQEDTPASETPTDTTTPAVAESPPLTVDESVQEVQEASRASRPDLVLTVSTLPQGSLQPAEEGPHNASD, from the coding sequence GGGCCATGAACTACCCATCTACCACTCAGGCTTTGTTCGCACTCATCGTAATGATCATTGTGCTGTTGTTCATCCTGGTGTACTGCTGCTGGGGAACCTTCACGTGTGCCCGCCAGGACGATGCTGCTGCCCCTTCGactgaggaaggagggggagggtccAACACTCATCAAAATGTTCGCCAGATTCTTCATGGGCCACACACAGTCATTGTGCCCATCAACAACATGATTTATGTTGGAGATCCTGAGACGCATCAGATATACCAGATTCCAATGGACCGTGATAAGCCCCCTGCTTATACTGAGGTATTCCGTGCAGGCCCTCCACCACCCTACAGACCAGACACCACTGCTTCAGATTCTAGCAGCACTACCACAGGAAACAGAGAACAGGAGGACACCAGAACAGTGCTGCCTGAAAACCCTCCAGCCTATGATGACTGTCTATCAGCTACAACAGAAGAGTTTGGAGGTGAGCAGAGCAGGGATGCAGCCTCAGTTCCTcctgagcagcagcagctgcagcaacaGGAAGATACACCAGCATCTGAAACTCCTACTGACACCACCACCCCTGCTGTCGCAGAGTCCCCACCACTTACAGTAGACGAGTCAGTTCAAGAAGTACAGGAAGCATCAAGAGCTTCAAGACCAGACTTGGTCCTCACAGTGAGTACTTTACCACAAGGGTCTTTGCAACCTGCTGAGGAAGGGCCTCACAATGCCTCTGATTAA
- the LOC135102223 gene encoding uncharacterized protein LOC135102223 isoform X2, with protein sequence MGAMNYPSTTQALFALIVMIIVLLFILVYCCWGTFTCARQDDAAAPSTEEGGGGSNTHQNVRQILHGPHTVIVPINNMIYVGDPETHQIYQIPMDRDKPPAYTEVFRAGPPPPYRPDTTASDSSSTTTGNREQEDTRTVLPENPPAYDDCLSATTEEFGGEQSRDAASVPPEQQQLQQQEDTPASETPTDTTTPAVAESPPLTVDESVQEVQEASRASRPDLVLTVSTLPQGSLQPAEEGPHNASD encoded by the exons ATGG GGGCCATGAACTACCCATCTACCACTCAGGCTTTGTTCGCACTCATCGTAATGATCATTGTGCTGTTGTTCATCCTGGTGTACTGCTGCTGGGGAACCTTCACGTGTGCCCGCCAGGACGATGCTGCTGCCCCTTCGactgaggaaggagggggagggtccAACACTCATCAAAATGTTCGCCAGATTCTTCATGGGCCACACACAGTCATTGTGCCCATCAACAACATGATTTATGTTGGAGATCCTGAGACGCATCAGATATACCAGATTCCAATGGACCGTGATAAGCCCCCTGCTTATACTGAGGTATTCCGTGCAGGCCCTCCACCACCCTACAGACCAGACACCACTGCTTCAGATTCTAGCAGCACTACCACAGGAAACAGAGAACAGGAGGACACCAGAACAGTGCTGCCTGAAAACCCTCCAGCCTATGATGACTGTCTATCAGCTACAACAGAAGAGTTTGGAGGTGAGCAGAGCAGGGATGCAGCCTCAGTTCCTcctgagcagcagcagctgcagcaacaGGAAGATACACCAGCATCTGAAACTCCTACTGACACCACCACCCCTGCTGTCGCAGAGTCCCCACCACTTACAGTAGACGAGTCAGTTCAAGAAGTACAGGAAGCATCAAGAGCTTCAAGACCAGACTTGGTCCTCACAGTGAGTACTTTACCACAAGGGTCTTTGCAACCTGCTGAGGAAGGGCCTCACAATGCCTCTGATTAA